The Alnus glutinosa chromosome 3, dhAlnGlut1.1, whole genome shotgun sequence nucleotide sequence CACGGTGGTTTCTGCCTTTACCATTTAGGGCTACTCATTGAGCCCATATGTCATCGGTTACCGCTTCGTGCAACCCTTGGAAAGGCTCGGCTTCTTTATGGACCCATTTCGGTTGCATGTTCAATCTCTTGTAACCCTTATATTCAAGAGCATAACAATTAAATGTATGTTCGTATGAGCAAAATTATACATAAGTTGGGAAAACTTTTcaataacaaatatttttttccccCTGAGCAAAAATAACCATCAAATTAAAACAGCTAATAGTACACATCAGTTGAAATTACAACTGAACATTTATCTTCTCAGACCATTTAAAGATGTCCGTGTAAACCCGATCACCTCCCAAGTCTTCTCCTGTAGCTCCAGCTGCCACCCTCACAACATCCTCGATTAAAGCAAAATTCCCCATTATATCAACATGAGCACCACTTTGGGTGCCACGGCCCTCTAGCAGGTTGGCTGGAGGAGAATGATCATACTCCCTAATGTATGTTCGGATTCCTGAAGGATTAAATCTTGTTTTCCCACGCCATCCTCTAGCACACATGAAGCCTGCACTTAAAACAGGCACAGTCTCATCCCCTTCGACAGTATAGACTCCATCCTTCATACAGCCATCTTCATCTTCACTTTCAGCTGAAGTATCAATCTGAAATGGAATGTAGCATTCAGCAGAAGAAGACAGCTTGTACACATAAGCTCTTTCGGTTGGTATACCAACTCCATACAAAGAAAAGATTTCCATGTCAGGAGCATTTGGTAATCTGCAGAACCCACAACATTGACCAACCATTAGCAGGGTAGCCACAGTTGGCTAAATTTAGCAATCAGAGAAATAGAGTGATCAGCCAGGGGACAATACACTCCAAAGCATGAATACTATCACAATTGTATATTTGGTATggtatgttaaatcaccacttcttttaaaaatttacgtTGATAGGAAACTGTGAATTCTATCcgttaatattctaatattctctAAGTCTCTCGTGTGAGCTCAACTCTCCTTTAATAAATAAGGTCcaatatgtgaaatatttaactgaaatgagaggtaaactATGAAGTCAGTCggtcaaggttcgaactcattACCTTTGCTCTGGTACCATATTGAATTAGCACGTACTGATCCCAAAATGTTTAGTtgatagaaaaatgataaaattgttGATggggagtttgagcccacacgttaATGGAGCGTGTtagaataattaaattaaccattttttGTTATCAGcataagcttttgggacaattGATGATTTGACATAGTATCAAAGCAAAGGTTTTGAGTTCGAACATTGTCTATGTAATTcacttctcatttcaattaaatatttcatttgttAAGTCTCACTTGTTGAGGAGATATGCAACATTATAATTGGAAATGTATTATGAAGTTGTGATCAAGAAGGTCATTCAAACAAAAATGAtaagaaaaactcaaaacattaGTATACAAAGACTCACCTTGTCTCCAAGGGATTGGACCAATATTTATAATGTTCGTATTTTGGGTCATCCAAATTGTCAGCAATTCCATAAGAAAAATGAGCATCGCCACGTGCCATCATTTTTGGAGCAACAAAATTAAACAGATCTAAAACTGAACCAGCAGTGTAAACTTTATGTTCTGCAACAGCTCTGATACCCTCAATTCCCATGTCATGGTATTCAGTCCACACATCACGACAGGTAGTATTTGCAACATTAAGACCCTTAGTGGCACCCTGTACGTTAACAAATAACTAagaacataaatgtaaagatttggaataaaataattgaaacgAACAATTGTTTCTTAAAAAGCTGATCGTCGTTGAGCAAACCATCTAGCAGAAGACATTGTATTTATTACTATTTCTGTGCAAAGTAAAGATAAGAATCCACATAACATATACTTTTGTTCAGAGAAAATAGCAtatgggtttgtttggcaaATTTCTCCAAAGCTCTTTTCGCTTCTCAAAGGCCTGGAATCTCTTTTCAATTATAAGTTAACCAAACGGATTTTCAAATGTGATCCCCACCActaacacacttttcaaaacaaaccacaagactcttttaagaaaacaaaacgtttcttaaaaataaaaataaaaccaaaatatttctcaaaaaataaacatCACGAACGACCGGCGACCGCCATGAACTTCTCAAGAAACAAAGCCAAAGTACGCTTTGTCCTCTCTTGCGCCCAACTTTTTACAAATCTCACTTATTTCTAAACTTTGGTGAACCTCAGTAAAACTTTAAAGACGCtaccctcccccccccccccccccccaccccccacttTCAATGAGCTCCAATTCACTCTGATTATCAACTTCAGTAATACCTCAGTTGATAATTATCACTCCACTAATTATTTAACCTACTGTGTGGCAAGtattatagtatatatattaatttataaatgcTATATTACATACagtataatatttattaatatacgaataacattttccttgatttcctttcctttcttattttctatttcccTAGTAAAGAATAAAACAAGTTAGAAACTTCAATATTAGGGCACGAAGAAGTACAATCCATTTGGTTTAGTAGTTTTAAAACTTGTGGTTTGGAAACGAAGACAAACATGCATCCATATACATGCAAACGAAAACCATGAGCTCATTAAACTTCTTCTCCATCATAATTTAGTAATACCTTCTAGCTTCTAGCTCAATATCTCATCACTTATTATCAATTTTGTGGCCCCTGGCAGAGACTTTGAGAGATTTTCAAAATCCAGATTTTAAAAACACGCAGTATGTCTACATCTAGAAAATGAAGGAATACGTAGGCGTAGCCTTACCTGAAAGACAGTCCTCTCTATATCAGACGAGTGTGCCTCTGCCACGTCTTTACCAAATGATATAATCCTCCCATAATTAACATTTCTTGATTGTGAAGCAAGATTTCCTTCCACATTTTGTCTTGCCAACTGTGTATCATTGTTTCTTTGCCTTCTCTTGCTAGGAACACATTCCTCTGGTGACCAGTCAAGACCACCCCATATGGTGTCCCCACCTTTGGGTATCATTGACATGGTTGAATCCCACGTGCGGCTCATCTTCATTACATATTGCAATGTTTGGAGCCGAAATATATCATTATCCAAGAAACCTGGTTTAATAGccctgcatttttaaaatatgaggagaaaaaaagaagttgttatttttaaataataaaaaaatggaaataaaggAGAAgtaaccaaaataaataaataaatagattggGAAAGTAATCCAAGTAGATCCACCATCATTGATACACttcaagtattaaaaaaaataattgagaaatgctatttagtagacttttATACGATAGTCATACAACTAAGATGGCGTGGTAGTAAAAATTATctcttgatttttcattttagaAGCCCTTAATAATTAGGGGTGTGCAAATTATCCAATTACCGACTACCGAAAACCCATTGATCGCCACCGAACCGCCTTCGACCGCCTACcgtaaaatttaaaatttgaaaatccgaataaaaataatttccgAAATTGTTGTCGGTTGGTAATCGGTGAGAAGTGGTTTTTAGTCGGTTACCGACCCGACAATtgcaaaacgacgtcgttttgcaaactctttatgactatatatataattttttctcaaaaccctACTCCTTGATCACTTCACCCGACCCTTCTGCCTCCTCCCCAACGAAAAAACCCTAGAATCACTCCCTCCAGGCCCAACCGCcggtctttctctctctcacgccTAGCTACCACAATTGTCAATCGATCAAGGACTCAAGGAAACATTTGGCATTTTCTTGTCAAAGTTTGAATCGTCCAATTATTGTTTTTCCTTTACtttttctcattacttgttCTACGTAATCAGTGATTGTTGATTGCTTGGGGTTAGCTTGATGTTTACTTGTATGTTGTTTAGTTTTCTACAGATAGTATGTTTCTGCAgaaaagttagaaaattgtATTGGCTTAGAAAACTGTTACCAATTTACCCGACCGATAATTACCGATTTAtccaaattttttgaattatccgacattttcaaaaataattttccacGAAACAAAATCGGGTGATTACCCGACTTTACCGATAATTTCGGTGGGGAGTCGAAAATGGTGTTTCCGACCCCAACTTACCCGACACCCACCCCTATTAATAATTCAAAGTTTAATTTTTACTGTCGTGTCATCCCAATTAtataacagtttactaaataacattactaaTTACTAAGAGAAGGTGAATGGATTTCCATAAGAATATACCTCCCAGCTActataagaataaagaaataaaaaaaattaaattaaatgaactagaaaaatatttagatgTGGAGTGTTTTTGAAAAGTGGCTaactaaattataaaaagtgaattttttagctaaaatttggctAGTTCACTAGTATTAATCTAAGCAAGCAAATTGATTT carries:
- the LOC133862994 gene encoding phospholipid:diacylglycerol acyltransferase 1-like; translated protein: MPLIRRRNPAETDKNSGPDSNNRNEKSEEEEEEENDNKKHKNKKKKSTIAKAKKVEEKSSNWSCVDSCCWLIGCICTIWWVLLFLYNAMPSSFPQYLTEAITGPLPDPPGVKLRKEGLRVKHPVVFVPGIVTGGLELWEGHQCADGLFRKRLWGGTFGEVYRRPLCWVEHMCLDNETGLDPPGIRVRSVTGLVAADYFAPGYFVWAVLIANLASIGYEEKNMYMASYDWRISFQNTEVRDHTLSQIKSKIELMVATSGGKKAVIVPHSMGVLYFLHFMKWVEAPAPMGGGGGPDWCSKHIKAVMNIGGPFLGVPKAVAGLFSAEAKDVAVARAIKPGFLDNDIFRLQTLQYVMKMSRTWDSTMSMIPKGGDTIWGGLDWSPEECVPSKRRQRNNDTQLARQNVEGNLASQSRNVNYGRIISFGKDVAEAHSSDIERTVFQGATKGLNVANTTCRDVWTEYHDMGIEGIRAVAEHKVYTAGSVLDLFNFVAPKMMARGDAHFSYGIADNLDDPKYEHYKYWSNPLETRLPNAPDMEIFSLYGVGIPTERAYVYKLSSSAECYIPFQIDTSAESEDEDGCMKDGVYTVEGDETVPVLSAGFMCARGWRGKTRFNPSGIRTYIREYDHSPPANLLEGRGTQSGAHVDIMGNFALIEDVVRVAAGATGEDLGGDRVYTDIFKWSEKINVQL